One Brienomyrus brachyistius isolate T26 chromosome 24, BBRACH_0.4, whole genome shotgun sequence DNA segment encodes these proteins:
- the LOC125720231 gene encoding uncharacterized protein LOC125720231, with protein sequence MGHLLASRPNEILAVDYTVLEPAQSGLENVLVMTDVFSKYTLAVPTYDQRASTVAQVLVVEWFSKFGVPARIHSDQGRNFESSLIQQLCGLYGIEKSRTTPYHPAGNGQCERFNRTLHNLLRTLPVSRKRDWDSCLPQVLYCYNTTPHQATGESPFFLMFGQEPRLPVDFLLGRVAEPVSGHVHDWIEEHRTRLQLAFDGARGRLKMAAERRKKNHDQHVRDRPLSEGQLVLIRDCSTRGRHKIRDWWSSVMYRVLKTPKAGGAVYAIAPVDDQTQVRHVHRTLLKAIVNVSGVCPGNPLPMESTFSSDESSDDEDLVVLRQEGPGGVSGSSLSRPVARTCAAQKSPLRPAEVPGPSVVSPSVVSQPLGSRVVPAMSYPYSQEVEVRRTTRATAGQHSNAYHLPRPAGVMAQGTVSSLDPVSNAVAALFRPWS encoded by the coding sequence ATGGGACATTTGTTGGCTTCTCGGCCCAATGAGATTTTGGCAGTTGACTACACTGTGTTAGAGCCTGCCCAGAGTGGACTTGAAAATGTCTTGGTCATGACTGATGTTTTTAGTAAATACACTCTGGCTGTCCCCACCTATGATCAACGCGCCTCCACCGTGGCCCAAGTTCTGGTAGTTGAGTGGTTTTCAAAGTTTGGTGTTCCTGCCCGGATACATTCAGACCAAGGCCGTAACTTTGAAAGCTCCCTTATCCAGCAGCTTTGTGGTCTTTATGGGATCGAGAAATCTCGCACTACTCCATACCATCCGGCGGGCAATGGTCAGTGCGAACGCTTTAATAGGACTCTCCACAACTTGTTGCGTACTTTGCCTGTGTCCCGGAAGAGAGATTGGGATTCCTGTCTGCCACAGGTGCTTTATTGTTATAACACTACTCCCCATCAGGCGACTGGGGAATCTCCTTTTTTTCTTATGTTCGGTCAGGAGCCTAGGCTTCCAGTTGATTTCCTTCTAGGCAGAGTGGCGGAACCCGTGAGTGGACATGTCCATGATTGGATTGAAGAACATCGGACTCGACTACAGTTGGCCTTTGATGGGGCCAGGGGACGGTTGAAGATGGCGGCTGAGCGCCGGAAGAAGAACCATGACCAGCATGTTCGAGATCGCCCTCTAAGTGAAGGCCAGCTAGTACTCATTCGTGATTGTAGTACCAGAGGGCGTCATAAAATTAGAGATTGGTGGAGCTCTGTGATGTACCGAGTTCTAAAAACGCCTAAGGCTGGTGGAGCAGTTTACGCCATCGCACCTGTGGATGACCAGACCCAGGTCAGGCACGTCCATCGAACTTTGTTGAAGGCCATAGTAAATGTCTCTGGTGTCTGCCCTGGTAACCCTTTGCCTATGGAGTCAACATTTTCATCAGATGAATCTTCGGATGATGAGGACCTGGTGGTGTTGAGGCAGGAAGGCCCGGGGGGAGTGTCTGGTTCCTCACTGTCTAGGCCAGTGGCAAGGACATGTGCTGCTCAGAAGTCTCCTTTGCGGCCTGCTGAAGTCCCAGGCCCCTCAGTGGTTTCTCCATCAGTAGTGAGTCAGCCACTtggttccagagtggttccagcCATGAGTTATCCTTACTCCCAGGAAGTGGAAGTGCGAAGGACAACCCGAGCAACGGCAGGCCAACACTCTAACGCTTACCATCTTCCGAGGCCTGCGGGGGTGATGGCACAAGGGACTGTAAGCTCTCTCGACCCTGTGTCTAATGCAGTTGCTGCCCTTTTTAGACCCTGGAGTTAG